The Brassica napus cultivar Da-Ae chromosome C7, Da-Ae, whole genome shotgun sequence genome has a segment encoding these proteins:
- the LOC106440258 gene encoding ankyrin repeat-containing protein BDA1-like isoform X2 encodes MAFQIVDIYERLDMEAQDGDIEGLYELIAEYPNILEHFDNVSFCETPLHIAAEKGQTHFAMELMNLKPSLALKLNVSGFSPMHLALQNNHIRMVRGFLAMDSSLVSIKGRGRITPLHYVAQLAVHVAVKSQQFMAFKVLLGWVRRVNREEILDWKDEDGNTVFHIAASMNQTEVMKLLRNTVNVKAKNLDGKTAMDILETDKSPIFPKATTLFRSAKERLLFGPSMSLAGYLSREPSTIEGKNKLLGLNNLSKTKHGSRESTDFRNAILVVAVLIVTATYQAGLSPPGGYWEDDSPNDGHTAGQMTMSFNLALFFYILNGVAFFSSLYVIMVLIIGLPMWMVLYGSTAALGMANYASYRYTFPHLDGSFGNIALALVWFAYQ; translated from the exons ATGGCGTTTCAAATTGTTGACATCTATGAGAGACTCGATATGGAGGCTCAAGATGGGGATATTGAGGGACTCTACGAGCTGATAGCAGAATATCCAAATATTTTGGAACATTTTGATAATGTGTCTTTTTGTGAGACGCCATTACACATTGCAGCTGAAAAAGGGCAAACTCATTTCGCCATGGAGTTAATGAACCTTAAACCGTCACTTGCTTTGAAGCTAAACGTCTCAGGTTTCAGCCCGATGCACTTAGCACTTCAAAACAACCATATCCGAATGGTGAGAGGGTTTTTGGCAATGGACAGCAGCTTAGTCAGCATCAAGGGAAGAGGAAGAATTACTCCTTTGCATTATGTGGCCCAGTTAG CTGTGCACGTTGCTGTGAAGAGCCAGCAGTTTATGGCATTCAAGGTTCTTTTAGGATGGGTTCGGAGAGTGAACAGAGAGGAAATCTTGGATTGGAAAGATGAAGATGGTAACACAGTTTTTCATATTGCTGCATCCATGAATCAAACTGAG GTAATGAAGTTGCTACGTAATACCGTTAACGTAAAAGCCAAGAACTTGGATGGTAAGACGGCAATGGACATACTCGAAACTGACAAGTCTCCTATTTTCCCCAAAGCAACTACGCTTTTCCGCAGTGCTAAAGAAAGACTACTTTTTGGCCCCTCGATGAGTCTTGCGGGATATTTAAGCAGAGAACCATCGACCATTGAGGGGAAAAACAAGCTCTTGGGTCTGAACAATTTGAGCAAGACCAAACACGGGTCTCGAGAATCAACCGATTTCCGTAATGCGATACTAGTGGTGGCTGTACTGATAGTAACAGCCACATACCAGGCCGGTCTTAGTCCTCCTGGCGGTTATTGGGAAGATGACTCCCCTAATGATGGTCACACAGCTGGGCAGATGACAATGTCTTTCAACCTTGCCttgtttttttatatcttaaacggagttgccttcttctcttctctataTGTGATTATGGTCCTCATAATTGGACTTCCCATGTGGATGGTACTATATGGTTCAACAGCGGCTCTAGGAATGGCTAATTATGCATCGTACAGATATACATTCCCGCATTTAGATGGATCATTCGGGAATATCGCATTAGCCCTCGTGTGGTTCGCATACCAGTGA
- the LOC125590027 gene encoding uncharacterized protein LOC125590027, producing the protein MQTSFSLIQTVAISGVFSAVSCWYGFMFGRESARKELWFDRRNFLASIY; encoded by the exons ATGCAGACATCCTTCTCGTTGATCCAAACGGTGGCAATCTCCGGCGTATTCTCCGCCGTCTCTTGCTG GTATGGATTCATGTTCGGTAGAGAATCAGCCAGAAAAGAGCTGTGGTTTGATCGAAGAAATTTTCTAGCCTCGATATACTAA
- the LOC106447782 gene encoding notchless protein homolog: protein MELAMTVMCRLVDAEGIPLGDPMYIPQRAGKLQLTELANKFLNNEEKLPYAFYVSGEELRVPVGTYIEDRSVSMEEILTIVYRQEAVFRTRPVSRISASIPGHRDSVLCVSFSPDGTQLASGSGDTTVRLWDLYTQTPMFTCIGHTNWVLSVAWSPDGKHLVSGDLAGNICCWIPETGKLDGSPLRGHKKWITSISWEPAHLTYPCRRFVTSSKDEDARIWDITLKKSVTCLSGHTRGVTCVKWGGDGIIYTGSQDCTIKMWQVSPEGLPCLKAQLKKHGHWVNSLALSTDYVLRTGAFDHTGKQYSSSPEEVRKAALKRYDQAKGEYGERLVSGSDDFTMILWDQSVSDQPKQHLFGHQQLVNQVCFSPNGQWIASASFDKSVRIWDGITGAFITTLRGHLGPVYQISWSPDSRMLLSGSKDSTLKIWDIGLRQLKQDLPGHADEVYAVDWSPDGERVVSGGKDKSLKLWVG from the exons ATGGAGTTGGCGATGACCGTGATGTGTCGGTTAGTAGACGCCGAAGGAATACCTTTAGGTGACCCTATGTATATCCCTCAGCGAGCAGGGAAGTTGCAGCTTACCGAGCTAGCTAATAAATTTCTCAACAAT GAGGAGAAGTTGCCCTACGCTTTCTATGTATCAGGGGAGGAACTTCGTGTGCCCGTAGGAACTTACATAGAGGATAGAAGTG TGTCCATGGAGGAGATTTTGACGATAGTGTATCGACAAGAAGCTGTTTTCCGAACTCGCCCAGTTAGCCGTATTTCTGCTAGCATTCCTG GTCACAGGGACTCTGTCTTGTGTGTTTCTTTCAGTCCTGACGGTACACAGTTAGCAAGTGGCTCGGGTGATACTACTGTCCGGCTGTGGGATCTCTACACTCAAACTCCAATGTTTACATGCATAG GGCACACGAACTGGGTTCTGTCAGTTGCATGGTCTCCAGATGGTAAGCACCTTGTTAGTGGTGATCTAGCTGGTAATATCTGTTGCTGGATACCAGAAACCGGAAAGCTAGATGGCAGCCCCCTTAGAGGCCACAAGAAATGGATTACTAGCATCTCGTGGGAGCCTGCCCACCTTACCTACCCGTGCCGTCGGTTTGTAACTTCCAGCAAAGATGAGGACGCAAGGATATGGGACATCACACTTAAAAAATCTGTAACTTGCCTCAGTGGGCATACACGTGGCGTGACCTGTGTCAAATGGGGTGGAGATGGTATCATATATACGGGTTCTCAAGACTGTACGATAAAGATGTGGCAAGTTTCTCCCGAGGGCCTTCCATGTTTGAAAGCGCAATTAAAGAAGCATGGGCATTGGGTGAACTCCCTTGCATTGAGCACAGATTATGTTCTCCGGACAGGAGCCTTTGACCACACTGGAAAACAATATTCCTCCTCGCCTGAAGAAGTTAGAAAGGCTGCCCTCAAAAGATACGACCAAGCAAAGGGAGAGTATGGCGAAAGATTGGTTTCAGGTTCTGATGACTTCACCATGATTCTTTGGGATCAGTCTGTTAGCGATCAACCTAAACAGCATTTGTTCGGTCACCAGCAGCTTGTAAACCAAGTCTGCTTCTCACCTAATGGCCAGTGGATTGCCAGTGCGTCGTTTGATAAATCTGTCAGGATATGGGATGGTATCACTGGGGCCTTTATTACAACTTTGCGAGGCCATCTTGGACCTGTTTATCAAATCAg TTGGTCCCCTGACAGTAGAATGCTTTTAAGTGGTAGCAAAGACTCTACTCTTAAG ATATGGGATATTGGACTGAGACAGTTAAAGCAAGATCTTCCTGGTCATGCCGATGAG GTTTATGCAGTGGACTGGAGTCCAGATGGTGAGAGAGTAGTCTCCGGTGGTAAAGATAAATCTCTGAAACTATGGGTTGGTTGA
- the LOC106440258 gene encoding ankyrin repeat-containing protein BDA1-like isoform X1, protein MAFQIVDIYERLDMEAQDGDIEGLYELIAEYPNILEHFDNVSFCETPLHIAAEKGQTHFAMELMNLKPSLALKLNVSGFSPMHLALQNNHIRMVRGFLAMDSSLVSIKGRGRITPLHYVAQLGNEELLSEFLFACPSSVEDLTIKCETAVHVAVKSQQFMAFKVLLGWVRRVNREEILDWKDEDGNTVFHIAASMNQTEVMKLLRNTVNVKAKNLDGKTAMDILETDKSPIFPKATTLFRSAKERLLFGPSMSLAGYLSREPSTIEGKNKLLGLNNLSKTKHGSRESTDFRNAILVVAVLIVTATYQAGLSPPGGYWEDDSPNDGHTAGQMTMSFNLALFFYILNGVAFFSSLYVIMVLIIGLPMWMVLYGSTAALGMANYASYRYTFPHLDGSFGNIALALVWFAYQ, encoded by the exons ATGGCGTTTCAAATTGTTGACATCTATGAGAGACTCGATATGGAGGCTCAAGATGGGGATATTGAGGGACTCTACGAGCTGATAGCAGAATATCCAAATATTTTGGAACATTTTGATAATGTGTCTTTTTGTGAGACGCCATTACACATTGCAGCTGAAAAAGGGCAAACTCATTTCGCCATGGAGTTAATGAACCTTAAACCGTCACTTGCTTTGAAGCTAAACGTCTCAGGTTTCAGCCCGATGCACTTAGCACTTCAAAACAACCATATCCGAATGGTGAGAGGGTTTTTGGCAATGGACAGCAGCTTAGTCAGCATCAAGGGAAGAGGAAGAATTACTCCTTTGCATTATGTGGCCCAGTTAGGTAATGAAGAGTTGTTGAGTGAATTCTTGTTTGCTTGCCCATCTTCAGTAGAAGATCTGACCATTAAGTGTGAGACAGCTGTGCACGTTGCTGTGAAGAGCCAGCAGTTTATGGCATTCAAGGTTCTTTTAGGATGGGTTCGGAGAGTGAACAGAGAGGAAATCTTGGATTGGAAAGATGAAGATGGTAACACAGTTTTTCATATTGCTGCATCCATGAATCAAACTGAG GTAATGAAGTTGCTACGTAATACCGTTAACGTAAAAGCCAAGAACTTGGATGGTAAGACGGCAATGGACATACTCGAAACTGACAAGTCTCCTATTTTCCCCAAAGCAACTACGCTTTTCCGCAGTGCTAAAGAAAGACTACTTTTTGGCCCCTCGATGAGTCTTGCGGGATATTTAAGCAGAGAACCATCGACCATTGAGGGGAAAAACAAGCTCTTGGGTCTGAACAATTTGAGCAAGACCAAACACGGGTCTCGAGAATCAACCGATTTCCGTAATGCGATACTAGTGGTGGCTGTACTGATAGTAACAGCCACATACCAGGCCGGTCTTAGTCCTCCTGGCGGTTATTGGGAAGATGACTCCCCTAATGATGGTCACACAGCTGGGCAGATGACAATGTCTTTCAACCTTGCCttgtttttttatatcttaaacggagttgccttcttctcttctctataTGTGATTATGGTCCTCATAATTGGACTTCCCATGTGGATGGTACTATATGGTTCAACAGCGGCTCTAGGAATGGCTAATTATGCATCGTACAGATATACATTCCCGCATTTAGATGGATCATTCGGGAATATCGCATTAGCCCTCGTGTGGTTCGCATACCAGTGA